The Pecten maximus chromosome 14, xPecMax1.1, whole genome shotgun sequence genome includes a region encoding these proteins:
- the LOC117341607 gene encoding G-protein coupled receptor GRL101-like, whose protein sequence is MQSYFKGEYYSQSGVCLALPLTDIEQPGAEYSFAVFVCLNCLVFLAIAIGQIGMFKSLISSPGRRMASSQSRQRDISVARTLFMVVATDFCCWFPIGVMGVISKFGYQMPHGVYAWVMVFVLPINAAINPFLYTASAIWRKRQREQQIAMTTSKKNTRRINAKSR, encoded by the exons ATGCAGTCCTACTTCAAGGGGGAATACTACTCTCAGTCAGGGGTATGTCTCGCCTTACCATTGACTGACATCGAACAACCAGGTGCTGAATATTCGTTTGCAGTGTTTGTTTGTCTCAACTGTCTCGTCTTTTTAGCTATAGCCATAGGGCAAATCGGCATGTTTAAAAGTTTGATTTCAAGCCCAGGGCGTCGTATGGCCTCGTCACAGTCTCGTCAACGGGATATATCTGTAGCAAGAACTCTCTTTATGGTGGTGGCGACCGACTTTTGCTGTTGGTTTCCGATCGGCGTAATGG GAGTGATTTCAAAATTTGGATACCAGATGCCGCACGGCGTTTATGCGTGGGTTATGGTGTTTGTTTTGCCAATCAATGCTGCCATCAATCCATTCTTGTACACGGCCTCAGCTATATGGAGGAAGCGACAAAGA GAACAACAGATTGCAATGACGACGTCAAAGAAAAACACCAGAAGGATTAACGCGAAATCGAGATGA
- the LOC117341883 gene encoding relaxin receptor 2-like: MDVFKLLSTHLTFIAIACAFHHGLSAAEKLGKWQNFVRMTKSDWNGDFTVKHSAMYAGTNNIRQKRTERGTESTSEQKCPKGRPSTSVDEFIACPMSFCQHTSYRCAIRCLGQESGDNCELYNCTWHHHCPYPSRGGKSTIPIEKVCDGVAQCTNSDDESFCVKPCPQKCMCTGLIISFISTPLSTLRSPFKKISFFINKIDPPLKLYVNFSDFSYLAIRGMNAIPDNFTRGLYNIQNLVLTENNISFVASDMFTHMSGLRSLSLSSNRITHLNGNIFNELSALRRLSLHKNRMKMLQADVFTGLSTLTHLNLGNNQIQILPADVFTGLSTLTHLNLGNNQIQILPADVFTGLSTLTHLNLGHNQIQILPAGVFIILSTLTHLYLHNNQIKVLPTDIFNELTALTYLYLDKNRIEILPANVFTGLSKLTHLFLNNNQINILPDDTFTGLYKLYQLSLVNNQIQTLPNYIFTGQSTLKDLSLGNNHIKSLPTDVFMGLHTLYYLSLSHNQIEILPGDIFSGLSVLSSILLNNNTLSIIPVLPSSVRLLDISFNSFTMLPAGIFSNCSQLNLLNIIGNKIDIQEHMFEGLDNLSTLLTDTPFMCCVKPPSVSDNRCLRDHKKLADCWFGDLSCKSEGDAISSCYTLIGSVALRTSLWVIGVCALIGNFAVMFYRLFIDTDNLTMSYSFFVLNLSLSDCLMGVYMIVIGIVDIYYNGVYAWNNQTWRRSTLCTTAGVLSSISSEMSTFLILLVTIDRVIVIMFPMSRLSKQNISWKQASVVSVCLWLISTTLAVI; the protein is encoded by the exons ATGGACGTTTTCAAGCTATTGTCAACACATCTCACTTTTATTGCAATTGCTTGTGCTTTCCATCATGGTTTATCAGCAGCGGAAAAGTTGGGAAAGTGGCAGAACTTTGTTCGTATGACAAAATCAGACTGGAACGGAGATTTTACTGTCAAACATTCTGCTATGTATGCAGGCACCAACAACATCAGACAGAAACGCACGGAAAGGGGAACGGAATCGACATCTGAACAAAAATGCCCAAAAG GTAGACCGTCTACTAGTGTGGACGAGTTTATAGCATGTCCGATGTCCTTCTGTCAACACACCAGCTACAGGTGTGCCATACGATGTCTAGGACAGGAATCTGGTGACAACTGTG AACTATACAACTGTACATGGCACCACCACTGTCCATATCCTAGTCGTGGTGGTAAATCCACTATTCCTATAGAGAAAGTTTGTGACGGTGTAGCCCAGTGTACCAATTCTGATGACGAGTCCTTCTGTGTCAAGCCATGCCCACAAAAATGCATGTGTACTGGTTTAATTATCAGCTTCATCTCTACTCCACTCAGTACTTTACGTTCTCCCTTTAAGAAAATCTCCTTTTTCATTAACAAGATCGATCCACCTTTAAAACTTTATGTCAACTTTTCAGACTTTTCATATCTTGCAATAAGAGGCATGAATGCAATACCAGATAATTTCACCAgaggtttatataatatacaaaatttggtgtTAACGGAAAACAATATATCGTTTGTGGCTAGTGATATGTTCACTCACATGTCAGGTCTACGGTCATTAAGTTTATCATCTAATAGGATCACGCATTTAAATGGTAATATATTTAATGAACTGTCTGCTCTTAGGCGTCTATCTCTACATAAAAATCGGATGAAAATGCTTCAAGCTGATGTCTTTACCGGACTATCCACACTTACGCATCTGAATCTAGGTAACAACCAGATACAAATCCTTCCAGCCGATGTCTTTACCGGACTATCCACACTTACGCATCTGAATCTAGGTAACAACCAGATACAAATCCTTCCAGCCGATGTCTTTACCGGACTATCCACACTTACGCATCTGAATCTAGGTCACAACCAGATACAAATCCTTCCAGCTGGTGTCTTTATTATATTATCTACACTGACACATCTGTATCTACATAACAATCAGATTAAAGTCCTTCCAACTGATATATTTAATGAACTCACCGCTCTTACGTATCTGTATCTAGATAAAAATCGGATAGAAATCCTTCCAGCCAATGTGTTTACTGGACTTTCTAAGCTTACACATCTGTTTTTAAATAACAATCAGATAAACATTCTTCCGGATGATACCTTTACTGGACTATATAAACTTTACCAACTATCTCTAGTAAACAATCAGATACAAACTCTTCCAAATTATATCTTTACTGGACAATCTACACTTAAAGATCTGTCTCTAGGTAACAATCATATAAAGAGCCTTCCGACTGATGTCTTTATGGGACtacatacactatactatcTTTCTCTAAGTCACAATCAGATAGAAATCCTTCCAGGTGATATTTTCAGTGGTTTATCTGTGCTTAGCTCGATCTTACTAAACAACAATACCCTATCCATTATACCTGTTTTACCTTCCTCTGTTAGATTGCTTGATATATCGTTCAATAGCTTCACGATGTTACCTGCTGGAATATTTTCCAATTGTAGTCAATTAAACCTTTTAAACATCATAGGtaacaaaatagatatacaGGAACACATGTTTGAAGGATTAGATAATCTGTCTACTTTATTGACCGATACTCCATTCATGTGTTGTGTTAAGCCTCCGTCTGTTTCTGACAATAGATGTTTGAGAGATCATAAAAAGTTGGCGGATTGTTGGTTTGGAGATTTGTCTTGCAAATCAGAAGGAGATGCGATATCTTCATGTTATACATTGATAGGTTCAGTTGCACTAAGAACATCTCTCTGGGTAATTGGAGTTTGTGCTTTAATTGGGAATTTTGCTGTTATGTTCTACCGACTATTCATAGACACAGATAATCTTACAATGAGTTATTCGTTCTTTGTACTGAATTTGAGTTTATCAGATTGTCTAATGGGCGTCTACATGATTGTGATAGGCATTGTAGACATCTACTATAACGGTGTTTACGCATGGAACAACCAAACATGGAGAAGAAGTACTCTATGTACCACAGCTGGAGTTCTATCCAGTATATCCAGTGAGATGTCGACGTTTCTTATTCTACTGGTGACGATAGATCGAGTCATTGTCATTATGTTCCCAATGTCCCGTCTTTCCAAACAGAACATCTCGTGGAAACAGGCATCCGTGGTCTCAGTGTGTCTGTGGCTTATTTCTACCACACTTGCAGTCATC